CGCCCGAAGGATGCCGGCAGCGGCGCAGGGCATTTTCTGAAGCGATATCACGCGTACGCGGAGCAGATCGAGGCTGCCGAGCATTGAGCCTCCCGCTCCCTCACAGCCCTTGGGCGAACGTCTGATAGGTCTTGTAGAGACCGTCCCAGTCGTCCTTGTGCCATTGGTGATCCATACCCCACTGGGTGTCGCCGTCGCCGTTGTCGCCCGCGCTGGCCATGAACCCCCACTGCAGGTAGCCCCGGCAGCCCTTGCCGAACCACTTGGCTAGGTCCTGAGCGACCTTCGCAGGCCGTCCGCCGCCGTCGAATCCTGCCTCTTCCACGATGATCGGTTTGTTCACGCTCTTGGCGATGCCGGTGTCGTCACTGTTCCCGCCGTTGTAGCTCCGTGTCGTCAGGAACGAGATGTCGGGGTTCGAGAACAGCGTCTGCTGCTCATTCGAGCTCAGGCCCGTGATGGTTGCCCCAATCTCGCCGACTGAGATCATGTGGTTCGTGTCGATGGCCCGGATCGCCGAAGCCATGTTCGTGCAGAAGCTCACGAACGTCGCGCCCGACGACTGGCCCTGAAACGTCGCGTCGCGGATCTCGTTGCCGAGCTCCCAGGAGAAGATTGCCGGGTGGTCCTTGAAGCGCGTGACCAGCGCTTGGACCTGGGGCTCGTAGTTGTTCTTGTACCCGTTGGCGAAAAAGTCGTGGTCGAGCACCACGTAGCCGTTGCTGTCGGTCGCGTAGTAACCGTCGTCTCCCTGCGGGTTGAAGCCGGTTTGGTAGAAGTCGGTCAGCACGACGATCACCGTGAGCCCGTGCTGATCGGCTGCGTTCAGGACCTTCTCCAGTCGGTTGCCGGTCTCCTGGGCGTCGATGCCGTGGTAGGCGACGAAGGAGCGCACCACGCGACCGCCCATGCCTTGAACGGAAGAGAGGTTCAGCTCGATCTGACTTGCGTCCGCGTACGGAAGCGCTTCGTGACCGTAGTGGGGAAGGCCACGCAGGTTGACGCCCACGAACTGGTATTCCGCGCCGTCGCGCTGAAAGTGGGTGCCGCTCTGCGTGACGAACCCGCTGCCCGAACCCCCACTGCTTCCGCTGGCGCCGCCGCTCCCCGGCAGCGATTCCACCTGACACGAAGCCAGCACGTTGCCGGCCTTTCCGCCGGTCTTGCCCTCGACGAAGTCGAACGAGAGCACTCCCGTGCCATGACCCGAGACCGTGTACGCCCAGGTGTAGGGGCCGTCTCCGGTGATCGGCAGGGCGGACGTGACGGGGTAACCCGGCCCGGACACGTTCATGTCGATGTAGGTGTAGCCAATCGCGTTGGTGTAGCTGATCTCGAACTGTACTCCCTCGTGCACGGGTGCACCGGTCACGACGAACCCGTCGTCGCACGGAAGAGGGACGCCACCGCTGCCGCCGCTACCGCCGGTGGCGCCGCCGCCGCTACCGCCGGTGGCGCCGCCGCCGCTGCCGCCGGTGGCGCCGCCTCCCGCGCCGCCGTTCGTGGCGACGCCGTCGTTGGACGAGCACGCAGTCGCGCCGACGAGCAGTACCAGCGTCAGGAGCCCTCGCCAGCTTCGTCGATTCGCCGCCCGGCTCACGGCTGCTCCAGTGGGATGCCCAATGAGGCGCACAACGCCCCATCCAGGCGCAGCAAGTAGTCGCCGAAGATGGAGCAGGCCTCTGCCGCGTCTCCGTTCTCGATGGCATCGAAGTACGCGTGGTGAACGGCCAGGTAGTCGTCCGGCACGGGCGGGACCGGCCAGGTGTCGACCACGAGCTCGAGGTAGCTCCGGGTCATGTCGTTGATCAGCCAGAGCTGCGGCCAGAGCTCGGCGGAGGTCAGGACGTTGCGCATGATCTCGAGATCTGCCGCGACGAATCCCTCCAGCGAGCGCTCCTCGTTGGCACGACCGACCACCGCGCGCGCTGCTTGCAGGGAACCCTTCTTCACGCGCCCGGCGGCGAGCTGAGTTCCGTGCAACACCAGTGCGCGACGCAGCGCCAACAGATCGCGGACCACACGCTGCAGAGCGGTAGGGTCGTCGATGGCGCGAACCGCGAGCGGAAGCGCAGAGAACGACCAGGTACTGCGGGGCCGCACGACCATTCCCGATCCGCGACGCACCTGGAGCAGGCCCCACTCGACGAGCTTCGCGATGCTCTCGCGGATGGTGACGCGGCTGGTCTGGTGGACATCAGCGAGCTCCCGCTCAGTCGGCAGATGGGCCGTTGCAGGGATGTCGCTGCGGACTATCTCGCCGCCGATGACCTCCGCGAGCCCCTGGGATTTCGCCTTCGAGGCTTGACGATTCGTGAGGATCATGATTGGTTAGTCCAACTGGACTAGCCAAAATGAAGACGGGCGTCAAGGGCTTCCTCGCTGTCGCGACACTCCTCGCGGGCTGTGCAAACGGACTGGTAGATGTCGAGGATCCTCAGCCCGCGCCCGGCGACACCGTTCTTCCTGGTGAGGGGGATGCGGGCGCCGTGGAAGCGAGCGACTGGAAGGCGGGAAGCGCTGGTGCACCGTCCAATGATGCAGGGGAGGAGGCCGCAGTCGACGCCTCGAACACACCGCTCGAGTGCGACTCGCGCTTCAACCTCACACCCAAAGCTCCCAGCGCTTCCGCATCGTTCAACGCGAAGTTCACCGATACGCCCGGCTATCCCTGGGTCGATCTCGAGCTCGCGGGTTCCGGCACGCCCGTCGCCAGCTGGCAAGGCGTGAACGGTTCCAGCCCCTTCACGTGGGTCTACAAGGTGACGGGACACCAGCCCGGCGTTCTTACGCTGACGTTCGTCAAGGACAAGGAGCCGGGAACGAATGGCACGAAGGTCGCGAGCTGCAAGATCGAGATCGTGCCCTGAAGCGTGCGCGACGCGCGTAGCGCCATCGTTCAGCGCGGCTGACGCGCTCGCGGCGCGACGTAGCTGCGGCGGCGCGAGGCACAGTCGCCGGTGAGTGGGTCACTCTGTGCCAGAAACGCGGCCTGCCAGACTGCGAGGCTGGCAGAGCCCCCCCGGGAACCTGCATTTCGGTCGCAGGCGCGTTTCGTGCATCAGGAGGCGAGCATGCTCCGTTCGACGAGGGCGACGATTCTTGCGCTGCTCGCAATCTCGGCTTGCGCTGGCCAGGACCCGGCAACCGTTGCGGACTCGGGCGCTACGGGAGGGGCGGACGCTGGGGTCGGCGCGAACGGCGGATTTGGGGGCGTCGCTGTGGGCGGCAGTGGGGCGACCGACGCGAATCCATA
This portion of the Polyangiaceae bacterium genome encodes:
- a CDS encoding cellulase family glycosylhydrolase, which encodes MSRAANRRSWRGLLTLVLLVGATACSSNDGVATNGGAGGGATGGSGGGATGGSGGGATGGSGGSGGVPLPCDDGFVVTGAPVHEGVQFEISYTNAIGYTYIDMNVSGPGYPVTSALPITGDGPYTWAYTVSGHGTGVLSFDFVEGKTGGKAGNVLASCQVESLPGSGGASGSSGGSGSGFVTQSGTHFQRDGAEYQFVGVNLRGLPHYGHEALPYADASQIELNLSSVQGMGGRVVRSFVAYHGIDAQETGNRLEKVLNAADQHGLTVIVVLTDFYQTGFNPQGDDGYYATDSNGYVVLDHDFFANGYKNNYEPQVQALVTRFKDHPAIFSWELGNEIRDATFQGQSSGATFVSFCTNMASAIRAIDTNHMISVGEIGATITGLSSNEQQTLFSNPDISFLTTRSYNGGNSDDTGIAKSVNKPIIVEEAGFDGGGRPAKVAQDLAKWFGKGCRGYLQWGFMASAGDNGDGDTQWGMDHQWHKDDWDGLYKTYQTFAQGL
- a CDS encoding FadR family transcriptional regulator; this encodes MILTNRQASKAKSQGLAEVIGGEIVRSDIPATAHLPTERELADVHQTSRVTIRESIAKLVEWGLLQVRRGSGMVVRPRSTWSFSALPLAVRAIDDPTALQRVVRDLLALRRALVLHGTQLAAGRVKKGSLQAARAVVGRANEERSLEGFVAADLEIMRNVLTSAELWPQLWLINDMTRSYLELVVDTWPVPPVPDDYLAVHHAYFDAIENGDAAEACSIFGDYLLRLDGALCASLGIPLEQP